From Candidatus Pedobacter colombiensis, one genomic window encodes:
- a CDS encoding DUF5017 domain-containing protein, translating into MINRYIIVTAIAFTFASCSKEIEVKSLNFDVTASKTNGVISNTYTTSDSLNFVFKGNPDVITFYSGEISRQYINKDRTSADGTPVLQFTSLRANGMQPNSLSLMVSSDFKGIALKPGTTIRDTVITNANIANAQWSDITDQATLSTGAATTSGDINLSSFANLGKPVYIAFKYVATAGTIQNKWTITLLTLTNKLADESIYTIGNLGAPNTEIKNYSAITYSPGWWVSYDETKNMNKYPWVFTAGTSLVITGAATVGAATAPTEAWAIMGPINLKKVSPDVGVGLKSISAKLEKYLYKYPSVTQSEPTFVASNNVVNGSATVVKALSIKVTKP; encoded by the coding sequence ATGATCAATAGATATATAATAGTTACAGCAATTGCATTCACTTTTGCAAGCTGTAGTAAAGAAATAGAAGTAAAATCGCTTAATTTTGATGTTACCGCATCCAAAACCAACGGTGTGATTAGCAATACTTACACTACTTCAGATTCTTTGAATTTTGTTTTCAAGGGCAACCCTGACGTGATTACATTTTATTCCGGGGAAATTAGTCGACAGTATATTAATAAAGATAGAACATCTGCGGATGGAACGCCTGTTTTGCAGTTTACTTCGTTAAGGGCTAATGGAATGCAGCCAAATTCTCTGTCATTAATGGTGTCTTCTGATTTTAAGGGGATTGCATTAAAACCTGGTACAACAATTAGAGATACGGTTATTACGAATGCTAACATTGCAAATGCACAATGGTCAGATATTACTGATCAGGCAACTTTGTCGACCGGAGCAGCAACCACCTCAGGAGATATCAATCTATCTTCCTTTGCAAACTTAGGTAAGCCAGTATACATCGCGTTTAAATATGTAGCTACTGCAGGAACGATTCAAAATAAATGGACCATTACATTATTAACACTTACAAATAAGCTAGCAGATGAGTCAATTTATACGATAGGGAATCTGGGCGCGCCAAATACAGAAATTAAAAATTACAGTGCGATTACTTATAGTCCAGGTTGGTGGGTTTCTTATGATGAAACGAAAAACATGAATAAATATCCTTGGGTATTTACTGCAGGTACCAGCTTAGTCATTACTGGTGCCGCAACTGTAGGAGCGGCAACAGCTCCAACAGAAGCATGGGCAATCATGGGACCAATTAACTTAAAGAAAGTTAGTCCGGATGTTGGAGTAGGCCTTAAATCTATCTCCGCTAAATTGGAAAAATATCTATATAAATACCCATCAGTAACTCAGTCCGAACCAACTTTTGTAGCCTCAAATAATGTCGTTAATGGTTCTGCTACTGTAGTGAAAGCACTGTCAATAAAGGTAACTAAACCTTAA
- a CDS encoding alpha-L-fucosidase, producing the protein MQKVLKGILILIFLGGSLAAQEVRGPGADMKWWKDAKFGMFVHWGLYSVTAGEWKGKPSKGNEHFMLYERIPVKEYAKIADDFNPVKFNADAWVKRAKDAGMKYVVFTSKHHDGYAMYDSKASDYNIGKTTKWHRDPIKELAAACKKYGLRLGLYYSLGRDWEDPDVPTNWPEKAGRSNTWDFPNEDGKVFARYFERKVKPQIKELLSNYGPIGIIWFDTPELISKSESLELEQFIRGLQPNCIINSRIGNGLGDYLVSEQQISATKLSKPWEACITMSGKWSYNRYDKAWKSPELLIRQLVEIVGKGGNFLLNVNPDGAGEFPEQSIQNLQSIGQWMKVNQEAIYGTQPWTVTNEVVSAATDEKQKNASGLVDTDNDNTAKTTSPDIYFTKKDRSIYVYARSWTAPNLMVKSLKAGAESIKSIQLLGAKDRIAWKQESNHLYIEMPKKLPAGIPVYVFKVDVI; encoded by the coding sequence ATGCAGAAGGTACTAAAAGGTATTTTAATACTGATTTTCTTAGGTGGTTCCTTAGCTGCTCAAGAGGTTCGCGGACCAGGGGCGGATATGAAATGGTGGAAGGATGCTAAATTTGGCATGTTCGTGCATTGGGGACTTTATTCTGTCACTGCTGGGGAATGGAAAGGAAAACCATCAAAGGGGAATGAACATTTTATGTTATACGAGCGTATTCCTGTTAAGGAATACGCTAAAATAGCGGACGATTTTAATCCTGTTAAGTTTAATGCCGATGCCTGGGTTAAGCGTGCTAAAGATGCTGGGATGAAATACGTGGTGTTTACAAGTAAACATCATGACGGGTATGCCATGTACGACTCTAAGGCCAGTGACTATAACATTGGAAAGACTACAAAGTGGCATAGAGATCCAATAAAGGAACTTGCTGCTGCATGTAAAAAATATGGATTAAGACTAGGTCTATATTATTCGCTGGGCCGCGATTGGGAAGATCCTGATGTTCCAACAAACTGGCCCGAAAAAGCTGGGAGAAGTAATACCTGGGATTTTCCAAATGAAGATGGAAAGGTATTTGCCAGGTATTTTGAACGAAAAGTAAAACCACAGATTAAAGAGCTTTTAAGTAACTATGGTCCGATCGGTATCATTTGGTTTGATACCCCTGAGCTGATCAGTAAATCTGAAAGTCTGGAACTGGAACAGTTTATTCGGGGGCTTCAACCAAACTGCATTATTAACAGCCGCATAGGTAATGGACTGGGTGATTATCTAGTCTCGGAGCAGCAAATTTCAGCTACAAAGCTGTCGAAACCTTGGGAAGCTTGTATTACCATGAGTGGTAAGTGGAGTTATAACCGTTATGATAAAGCCTGGAAATCTCCGGAATTATTGATCAGGCAACTTGTTGAGATTGTGGGTAAGGGCGGGAACTTCTTGTTAAATGTAAATCCTGATGGGGCCGGTGAGTTTCCTGAACAGAGTATTCAAAATCTGCAAAGCATAGGGCAATGGATGAAGGTAAATCAGGAAGCAATTTATGGTACACAACCCTGGACGGTTACTAATGAGGTAGTTTCTGCAGCAACAGATGAAAAGCAAAAAAACGCCTCCGGATTGGTGGATACAGATAATGACAATACGGCTAAAACCACTAGTCCGGATATATACTTTACAAAAAAAGATCGGAGCATTTACGTTTATGCGCGCAGTTGGACTGCTCCCAATTTAATGGTTAAAAGCTTGAAAGCAGGAGCGGAGTCCATTAAGTCTATACAGCTTTTGGGTGCTAAAGACCGTATTGCATGGAAACAGGAAAGCAATCATTTATACATTGAAATGCCTAAAAAATTGCCTGCAGGAATACCTGTATACGTTTTTAAAGTAGATGTTATTTAA
- a CDS encoding glycoside hydrolase family 88 protein: MKRRNLLLASALAVSVTASSFLLLSPKTELIKKDFTVAEKQYSQMLKTSKDLTQFPRTTNTDGSVKTTDIWDWTQGFFPGGLWYIYEYTKKPEWKAAATKWTEALEQAQFLTQHHDVGFVMYCSYGNALRFEKDPKKIELYHKILIQSAESALTRFDPKVGLIKSWNPKMSWDKKTMWQYPVIIDNMMNLEMLCYVSKLTGNPKYKDVAISHALNTMKNHFRPDFSTYHVVDYAPDGTVLHQQTNQGYADNSTWARGQGWAIYGFTMMYRETKDKRFLEAAEKAADFYINHPNLPKDKIPYWDFNAEQKGYNPDFDYNANKLSYIPRDASAGSLVASGLLELSTFAKDGKKYFTQAELMLKSLSGDQYLAKPGTNSGFILKHSVGSLPHKSEIDVPLIYADYYFLEALLRYNKLKG; the protein is encoded by the coding sequence ATGAAAAGACGCAACCTGTTGCTGGCATCAGCATTAGCAGTTTCTGTGACTGCATCATCATTCTTATTGCTCTCGCCAAAAACAGAATTGATTAAAAAAGATTTTACTGTTGCCGAAAAACAATATAGCCAAATGCTTAAAACGTCTAAGGATTTGACCCAATTCCCACGTACGACCAACACAGATGGGTCGGTAAAAACAACAGATATTTGGGACTGGACACAAGGCTTTTTTCCGGGAGGCTTATGGTATATCTATGAATATACGAAGAAGCCAGAGTGGAAAGCTGCGGCTACGAAGTGGACTGAGGCCCTTGAACAAGCACAATTTTTAACACAGCACCATGATGTAGGCTTTGTGATGTACTGTTCTTATGGTAATGCTTTAAGGTTTGAAAAAGACCCCAAAAAAATAGAACTATATCATAAGATCTTGATCCAATCGGCAGAGTCTGCATTGACCAGATTTGACCCTAAAGTGGGCTTGATAAAATCATGGAACCCTAAAATGTCATGGGATAAAAAGACCATGTGGCAATATCCGGTAATCATCGACAACATGATGAATCTGGAAATGCTTTGCTATGTTTCTAAATTAACCGGTAATCCTAAGTATAAGGATGTGGCAATAAGTCACGCTTTAAACACAATGAAGAATCATTTTAGACCTGATTTTAGTACTTATCACGTGGTAGACTACGCTCCAGATGGTACAGTGTTACACCAGCAAACCAATCAAGGTTATGCAGATAATTCAACATGGGCTAGAGGACAGGGATGGGCCATCTATGGTTTCACCATGATGTACAGAGAGACAAAAGACAAACGCTTTTTAGAAGCAGCAGAAAAAGCTGCAGATTTTTACATCAACCATCCTAATTTGCCAAAGGATAAAATTCCTTACTGGGATTTTAACGCCGAGCAAAAAGGTTATAACCCTGACTTTGACTATAATGCCAATAAATTATCCTACATCCCTCGCGATGCTTCGGCGGGATCGCTTGTTGCATCAGGGTTATTGGAGTTGAGTACTTTCGCTAAGGATGGTAAAAAATACTTTACTCAGGCTGAGCTGATGTTGAAATCATTGTCGGGTGATCAGTATCTAGCTAAACCTGGGACAAACTCTGGGTTTATCTTAAAGCATTCTGTAGGTAGTCTTCCTCATAAATCTGAAATTGACGTGCCTTTAATTTATGCAGATTATTATTTCTTAGAGGCGTTGTTGAGATACAACAAATTAAAGGGTTAA